The genomic region TTCACTGGGATTGCGATATCCCttttgggtatcgcgatatccacctTTCAAGGAAGACCCCAAGTTTCAATATTGCATGAGATATTGCGATATCCTCTTCGTGGTATCACAATATCCCCAAGTAAGGGATTGACTGTTTGCTATGGTAATTCATCATTCATAGCAATGATTAACCATATTAGAAAATTAGGGTCCATACATGTATATGTTGAATACGAGGTAGACACGCTTGATGTTATTGATGATACCATGTTTCTGTCTACCACTAgggaaaaggaaataaatagtGGGGTTGAGGAACCAAATTGTaatgaagaattaaattgtaattagagAGTTAATGGTAGGTGATTTGCCACAAATAGATATAGCAAATTAGGCTTTTTCGATACATTTAAGAAGTTTTTTCTTGAGCAAAATAGATTTGTTAGTATAGTTTTTcgctatttttatattttcacgtaataagtgaaaatgtctttttttgtctattttttttacccaaattggTCGATAGTGTCATTTGGAGGCTTAATGTGTTTTTGAGTGCTGTAGAGATGTGTTGGAGGTCGAAAATGAGCGAGAACAACACCTAGGGTAAGGGTATTGAGATATCCAACCCTTGGAATCGCGATACCTCCGACAGTGTAGAAGACCAATGATTCCCTTCACTGGGATTGCGATATCCCctttgggtatcgcgatatcacCTTCGTCAGGGGGATAAACTTGGACAAAAGTGCCAATCTTTGTGTACTCGGCCCACCAATCACACAAAGCCTGTGTAAAGACATTTTTGGCATCGAAAAGTCATTAGAATACActtcaaaacaaccaaaaattgCTGAGGAGGAAAGACACACACATTAGTTTAGCTTTacgtttatttttctttaggttttctttagtttttctatacacttttctagggtttttatttttatcttctaccttagattagagtttatttttctgcatttactttttgttctttttattcttagtgttagttaagttagttatcactATAACTAagatttatttacattttcaatcTCTGTATCTTACTTTCAAGATTCtttaagctttagtttaatgtattccagtttattttactttaaatttgttaaagcttattccttttatgtttcttgCCTTAGATTTCTCTGTTAAATACTTTTGGTTTCATGCTATCTAAGTTTTCCtgcataaaaattataacttttatatttttctcaagctTTACTTTCATGGCTGCcttattttccatatttatgtttattttcctTACTTTGAGCATGTGTAGCTAAACCTTTAAGAAGGTTGGTTGATAACGATGTGGGTAAACTAACATCCCTTGGacaaatgactaaatcgtaacaaattggactaatttgaatagaacTAAGAAGTTAGGTAGTGACGCCCCTATGGGAATATCAAGATAAAGTGAGACCGAAAGGTAATCTTGTTGCGCACCCATTCGTTAGTCCCGAATTAACCGGCGAGATCAGAAGATAAACTGAACCTAATTCGTCTAAgttggtaaaattgagatcgaAAGATAAAATGAAGCTACTTGGTAATTTACACGATTTATGTCCCTAGTCTGAGATTTGGTGAACCATATCGAAGTCAACTAACCACTATTAGTTACTTGTTGGATAGCCCCTCTAGTTTTACattcttacaatttagttcttaaagtagaatatttaattttcttgcaaactcatctttttatgaattttcGTACTATAAAATCGTATGAGTAGTCGCTTAAACTCTATTGTGTATGTTAGTTTTTGCTCAATTGCCTCTTCCTTTGGGTTTGACCCCTTAGAATACTTCATGTTTCATtggaactataaatattacaactgacacAGTACGGTTGCATTTAAAACCCACTCTTTAAATTGTTTCAtaaattctctatttttaaCACGTATGCATCGTGTGGGTCAGTGGAGCTAGAGAACCATTTGTTGAGTTAGGTAGGGAATCTAATGTGGGACCAGAGTTGGGTAAGAGTAATGATGCATGTGCTGAGAGTGGGGAAAGTTCTGAAAGTAGTGGAACCAGTGATACAGACAATTTATTAGGCAGTGAAGGGGTTTAGGGGTAGAGTCTTAGTATGAAGATGTGAGAAATATCAAGGCTTggtatagaaattttaattacaagaaaaaaaaactaaaaagaagtAGAAAATAGGGTTAACAAATGGGGGTCCAAAGGTAAGTGAAGGTAGTGAAAGAGGAGAGAAAAATGGTGAGGTTTTAGATCCATCAGGTGGGGGAACTGATTATGTTGATTCATCAGATTTGGGGTATTATGGAAGTGATTTAGATGGTAAGGTAGTCTATAGGAGAAGCTGACATGAATGTTTCGATCATAATAACTCAATCCCACATTTATAGCTTGGTATGGTGTTTAGGGGACCAAAGGAATTAAAGACTTCTTTAGCAAAGTATACagtaaaaaaagtttaatattgTCTATTTTAGGAATGAAAATGGTAGGATTAGGGCTAGTTCTAAGGAAGATGGGTGCCCTTTTAGAATATATACTGTTGTAGATAATTGTGATGGGTTTTACAAGATAAAAAACTTCATAGAAACCCATGAGTGTTCAATAacttttaataacaaaatgacgTCTTACAAGTTTGTTGAAGAGCATTTCTTAAGTAAAATCAGAGTAATTCTAAAGCTGAAGTTAACTGAGACACAAAAACTAGCCAATGAAGAGTTGAAAGTTGATTTGAGTAGGGGTACGTACAACAGGACTAGGAGATGTGCACTAAAGGAGATCAATGGAAGCGTAAGCTATGGGTTTAATAGACTATGGGACTATGCAAATGCACTTAGAAAGGTAGATCCGGATGGCAATATAGAGGTGATGGTAGAAAGACCAACCCCTACCGAGGTTCCCAAGTTTAAGAGATTTTATGTAGGGTTTAGTGTATTGAGAAAAGGGTTTCTGGAGTGTTGTAGACCTTTTATTTATATGAATGGATGTTTTTTGAATAGAGGATTCAAAGGGGAACTTCTGTCTACTGTCGGCAGAGATGGAAATTACCAAATCTATCCTATTTCATGCGTATTTGTGGAGAATGAAAGTAGAGAAACATGGTGTTGGTTTCTTAATAATCTTATTTCAGATTTACAAATTGGTGATGGTTCTGGATTTATGCTCAAGACTGAAAAAAAGGGTATGCTAGGaacattacttaaataattcTATCCTACTatgcttaatttattaaaccaGCCATctaatacaatttttttgtttgcatTTAGGGATTGATGGAGTAGATATCTGAGTTGCTGTTAAGGGTTGAACATAGAGTCTGTACAAGGTATTTATATACCAACTGGAAGAAAGAAAATCCTAGAGGAAACTTGCAACAAACATTTTGGGGAGcatgaaaatcataaataacTGTTAACTTTTAAGATCACATCGAAAAGATTGACCATATCAAAAATAGTGCCAAGGCAAGTCTACTTAGGACTGATCTTGAGCAATGGTCAAAAGCTTTTTTTTCTGGTAGGTCTATATATGATGCAATTGATAACAATTTTGCCGAGTCCCGTAATTTAGCAATTTTCGGAGCTAGGTCAATGcctatcatttccatgtatgaAGGTAGTATGTAATGGGGAGGATTGTaaacaatttggccaaatgtaAAAATTGGAATGAACAATTCTGTCCTAAGATATGTGAGAAGTTACACAAGAGTATCTAAATGAGTTCATATTGTCATGTTAAATGGAATAGAGCAGAAGGGTTTGAAGTGACAAAGAGTGGTGATGTTGTAGTTGTTGACTTATTTCAATAGTCATGTAGTTGTAGGAGATGAGATCTCACCGACATCCTATATCCACATGATGTTGCAACCATTTTGTGGAAAAAAACTAATGTTTCTGATTTTGCATATAAGGGGTTTAAAAAATATGTGTTTGAAATTGTATGGCTTTATATTTTCTGTTATCCCAAGTGagaaattttggttaaaaaccAATATGGGACCAATTGACCCCTCCATTCCAAGGAAAATGCATGGGaaaccagaaaagaaaaaagtaaaaaaaagaggATAAGAGGAGTAGGAGTTAAATAAGAGGAGTAGGAGTTAAATGTCTAGAACATAGAGGAAGATAAAGTGCCATAAGTGTTTCATAGTTGGACACAACTTCAGAAGCTTTCAAAATTCATCTGATGTAAGTGTTTTGATGACTAAGAATTATAATGCAATTATTGGCTAATTTGAGAACTCctaacatgttaaatttgtagAGTACACCTCTACTAGCTCCAACAGCTCCTGCTCCATCAGCTCCTTCTGATTCTACTCCACCAGGTCCTTTTCAAACTGTTGTATTTGAAGCATCTGCATCATCACCACTAGCTCCTTCAACACAACCAATTCCTCCCATCATGCCAACCTTTTCAACACAACAAATACTTACAAGACTTAGTAGCAGGAAAAACAAGTTGTGTAAGGGATTGGGTTATACACTGATGAGAGGATAGGGATGCAAATTTTGAGTGTAAGTTACCAATTTTTGCACTGttatgcttattttattttggtgacatattttttaattatgtattttatggATTGTAGTCTGGTATGAGAGGAGAAACCAAGGTGACTGCCCCAACCAAGTGCACCAATAAAAGGAAGGGAAACAATAATAGGAAACTGTTGGTGGGACTCGGAAAAGTAGGAATACAAAAAAAGCTAAGTCCAAATATCCACCCAAGCACAATCGTAAGCAATGGAGATAGTTGATGTCAATCTGATTTCGTGGATGAGTTATGGactttattttgttgtttatacCTCAATGTTGAGTTTAGTTAGTTAACATATGATTGATAATttgatggttttattttgttggaTCATTTTGATGATTGTATTTTGATGGATAGTTTATGTTGATCTTTTATATGATGGTTATATTGGATGATTCTTTTTTGTTGATGTAGATTTTGGTATCTATATACACTTTTACAACAACATAAAAAGATtttccattcaattcaatttaattcattcattcttAACAAGAATTGCAACAAATACATGGACAACATTTCACCATCCACAATAAAGATAACCTAAACACATCATCCATGATACAATTAACAATAACTTATCAACAGCTATACTTTGTTGTTCGTTGACATTTTAGTCTTGTACAATGTTATTTTCTCTTTCAAACGAGTTGCCTTCAATCGCATTCTTCGCATTTTATCAATATTGAGCTCATTGTTCTCAAGTCTTAATCTCCTATTCTCTGTCAATAACATCTTATTTTGAAGCATTATTTCATCGATTGTGCACCCTTGTTCTTCTGCAATTAAATCCGTCCCGTCACTACTACCTTCAACCCACCGAAAAAAAATCACAACCCTTGGTCTTCATTTCtcatatacaaaaaaaatcagaatattaaaaatctaataataCATTTTAAGCCCAAATTGCAAGAACGTGGAAGTACACACAAAATCCTTTGTTTCTCAAAAACCCAACTGTAACCGACCAAAACACAAACCCTAATTTACCTATTTGAAGTTCACACACCTAGAGAATTTTCTTCCTTTGTTCTTTGGAGTATTTGTGTTGTAAACATGAGCCCTTAACCCACAATGGCAGTACGAAACCCTTTTCTGCACACTTGATTTTTTGTTTGTAGAAGAAGACATGATGGAGACGTGAAGGAGATGGAAAATGAAAGAGAGCACAAAACTCTATTCGCGTTGCAAATGAAAGAGATAACGAAGaagtgaaaggaaaaaaaaaacaaatagatgAACAAAAGAGGGAAAAATGAGGAGACAACAGAGAAAACGAAAGAGAAAGAGATAACAGGGAAAAATGTTGAAGACGatagtgaagaaaaaaaattaaaggaataaTATTAtggattaataataatatttaaaacaatacggtaaaaaaattaaacacaggTCAAAGGGATCTTGGGAGTGCGACACGTGATGGCGTACGAGTGGCCAGCATGCCACATCAGCAAAATCTTAACGCCGTTAGGCTCCTGTACCAAATTAGTGGACGGGAAAAAAGTACGGGTATCAATTTGGGACAAAAAAAACCATAAGTATCAATCTGGGAGAAATAGACAAGTTCatatactaattttatatttaatcctAATATTTAGAGAGAGTTTTGGGTTGATTAATTGAAGTTTGTTGGGCAgggatttttttcttaattttttggacaaaaataccCTTATCAATTCCTAAATTCAAGCtggtttttatatattatatatagatatatagattTGAAACATACAATTGGGCGACCTCTTACATCCTCTAGGCTGAATTAAACAATCATAAGCCCAATTTCTTtcaatccaattctaatttttgttaattCGAATCTGACTtcgcttttttttttggtgctaGATTTTGGGTTTCGCATCACTCATTCTGGTTCTCAAGTGGAAAATCAATGCTGTGGCAGTCACCACAACTGCCCTCTTTCCCTATTAAGAAGAGAGAGCTAaggtaaataatattaatcagTAAACTGAATTGGTCGTCTTGAATGAGAAAAAGATCATCAATGAATTGCAAGTCTATTCAacaaattattacatttttccAGTTTACAGATTCAACGTAACAAAAAGATCGTGAATGGTGGAATAATATCGGCATCAGTTAAGACTTTTAAGCCAACAAATTCCCTCCAAATTGGATCCTCAACTTAATTTTCCATTAACCCTTTTCTTCCGTTGCCAAACAAAAGATAATCCTTTGAACATTCGCTTCAGTTTGCTCTGTGAAACATAATTAAGCAAAGtgatgtatatacatatatataatgattaaaaaatgtaaataaacaaacaaatacacaagattttacccaaaattttcttctccgaaATATGTTTTTCTTCCCACTACAGTTACATTTATCCCCCTCCTCTGATGGCATACGTTGATACTTCCATCGTCGTTTTGTGTTACGAAAAATTCCCAGAAAAGAAATCGCTAGTCTTCTTGGTGTAATTGGGCACTTCCATTTCTGTTCATTGTCACCATTGGTATAATTGGAactgaataaataatataaaaagaaaaaaaaaagggggaaacaCTTGCCTTTGATTTGGGACTTGAATGATTCCATTCAATTGGGTGGTGATATTTATCAGCCGCTCTGAGTTGTTGAGTGTAAGCTAAGAGGCGAGCCCGACGATCAGAACATTGGCCTCTTTTAGGCCTTCTGGAAACAGGGTTTCTGCTGATGAGGGGAACGGATTGTGAAGAAGGTTGGGCGGTGGTGGGATGTGATTCAACATACACAGTTATGATAACCCCATTGGTGTTTGCCATCTTCTTTCCACTCTTTCGCTACTTCTTCATTTAATCTGTATTTCTTATGGATTTGGTAGTGTGTCTCCAAAGAGAAAGTTGGCTGGAAAATGAATCACTCTCTTTGTTTGCATTCTTTAAATGGACATTTTCCTTTCTCTATTTAAAAGGTAAAGTTggctaaattattagtaaatttatattttggtcatttaattaaaaaaaagttataaaatagttattaaattatttgaaagttttcatttaagtcactgaattATATAGAAGTTTCTATTTAAGTCACTAgtctattaagtttttttttttttaagttcagCTAGTAAGCTCCGAGCAATGATATATGGTGGATCAATAGCCATCGACGAGTAGAAGAACTTACCTTAGATTAGAGAAGGAAGccaattggattttaatttgtaGATTCATAAcattcaaaactgttttatgaaaaaaaattgaattataaaagaGAAGGGGAAGGAGACCTTTTGATTGGTGCATGCAATGTACGTAGAGAAGGCCGTACATCAACAATTTTTACAACTTAGTGCTTAAATGAAAAGTTTCGAATAGTTCAAcgattattttgtaattttttgaagtttagtGATCTTTGGTGTAGTTTACCATTTAAGTCATTAGGACTCAAATATATGTGTTTagacaaaattatatatatattttaaaaatctatatatttgaaattatttcaaatatgagttaaatatatgttaaaatatgccataaatcCCTATactcttcataaatttatagtcttgtaattttttttatgaatttaatctctatacttttcagattttaaatttCGTGTTCATGACAATATCCTTTTTAGTTATATAGTTAccaaatgagtatttttattttaaaatttcataccaataaattttacagaaaaaattaacagtgttaacaattgaatttaaattttaaaatctaacaaagaaaattaaattcttagatataaaaaagataaaactaaattctaaatttatatgGAATCCATTTGTAATACACTGTGAAGAGGAGAAGCAAGCGTCATTGCCAATGATTTTGGGTTAGGATTAGAAGAATAATTAACTACCTCTTTTGTTCTTaacttaaaaagaagaaaatttcaaCGTATTGAATATGAATATAATTAATGCTTTGTGGATTTGGTGATTAACCGCTTAATTGTTTTTACTCCCATTGCAATGCAGCTTTATTTATTGGGTAAATTTCACCAAAAGTCTCTAAACTTTGtttaatattacattttgatcacctaattttaaaaaattatatactaGTCACTAACGTTATCGAATTTTGACATTCTAGTCACTTGTTCGTTAACTTCCGTTAAGGGGAAGATGTGACATGTTAATTCAAAgggttaataattaatttggccTTTAAACAtcattttgatacttttaagatttttcttaacaatagttcttataaaaatcttaaaaataaataaaagtagtaaaaatattaaaattataaagagaataagaattttataatttttaaatattttagatttttaacttttatagttattgttaagaaaaaataaaatatcaagatAATATTAGTTTAGTAGCCAAATTAGttattaaccttttaaattaATGTGTCACGTGATATAGTTTATTAGTGACTATTTCATAACTTTTGAAagttaagtgattaaaatataattaaaaaattagaaatggtTGAAGTAATTTACCTTTACTTATTTTGTGATCTTAAATAAATGAAGGAATAAAATAGAGTTAATTGGAATCGAACTCAAATGCTCGTACTTGATACTATTGGGCCAAAAGGTTGTAGTTTTGGACCAAACTCCACTAAAGTG from Gossypium raimondii isolate GPD5lz chromosome 1, ASM2569854v1, whole genome shotgun sequence harbors:
- the LOC105787337 gene encoding uncharacterized protein LOC105787337, which codes for MANTNGVIITVYVESHPTTAQPSSQSVPLISRNPVSRRPKRGQCSDRRARLLAYTQQLRAADKYHHPIEWNHSSPKSKKWKCPITPRRLAISFLGIFRNTKRRWKYQRMPSEEGDKCNCSGKKNIFRRRKFWSKLKRMFKGLSFVWQRKKRVNGKLS